DNA from Phaeobacter gallaeciensis DSM 26640:
GATCGTTCTTCTCGGTCGTCTTAGCTTCATGTCACCGTTTGCGCCAAAGGTATGTGGCGATAGCGCAAATGAGGATTGCAACGATCACCCAGACCCAGATCCATGACGTTTTATCTGCCGCACAGTTGACCAGATCGAGACCTGCCAAGGCGCTATTTTCGCTTTCTTTGCAATCGTTCATTTGTCATCCCCCATCGTGCAAATTCCTTACTGCCGAAACCAATGTCATCTTTCCGCAAATATCCTCGGGGGTCGCCCGAAGGGTAGGGGGCAGACGCCCCCTATTTGTCGATGTGAAGCGCTGGCAGGAATATTTCCGCTACACCGCGACGGCCATCGTGCCTGCCAAGCTGAACAACCAGGTCGATGCTGTTAGCGCAATATCGCCAAACCTCTTGAAAGGTCATGTTCATACCAACGTCCATCACCATAAGCGCCAAGCGATCCAGCGCCTTCTTTGCTGTATCAGCGTGGATAGTTGTGAAACTGCCCCCATGGCCGGTGTTAATTGCATCAAGGAAGGTTTTGCATTCGTTACCACGAAGCTCACCGAGAATGATGCGATCAGGGCGCAGACGGAGCGTTGCTTCTAGCAATTTCGCTGCTGTGACTTCGCCGCCTTCAACTCGCTTTGCACGAAGGCAGACCGAGTTAGGTTGCTCCGGAAACAGCTCAAAGGCGTCTTCAATCGTGACGATACGCTCTTGCGGTTCAACGAGATCGAGAAGGCCGCGCGCAAACGTGGTTTTACCACTTGAGGTTCCGCCAGAAATCAGAATGTTCAGCCGGTCCTCGATGCAAACCCGCATCGCGTCCTCGACTTTGCCTTCTTGGGCCAGATCCGCGACATGTTGAGCGCGCTCGCGCCGTTTTTCTTCAAGATCAACAAGACTCCCATGCAGAAGGCCCATTTTCTCAAGCGAAATCTTAGTGTGGCTATATGAGCGGAGCGTTATAGCCGTTCCGCCTTCGATTGCTGGTTCTGCGATAACCTGGGCGCGAAGCGGGCGACCAGCATATTCGATTTTTCCGGATAGAACGGGCTTGGCTACAGAGAACTGTGCCCCAATATCAGATGCTATCGCGGTGCCGATGTTGTTGGCGTCAATCTTTTCGAATTTGTGTGAACAATGGAGCGCCATGTAAGGCGCTCCCTGTTTCTCTATCCAAACTGTTCCGTCACTGTTGATGGCAATCTCGACAATCTCACTGTCTTTGAGCAGATCCTTGATTGGCGTGAAATAGGCTTCAAGAAAAGAGCCGGCGTCGTCCATCAATAGAACTCCAAGTCACGATCAACCATGATCGTCACACGCGCGCCTTGCTCCACAGTGATGATCGGGGGCAAAGTCGCATATTCGTTGATTACGTCTGCACTCGCGTTGGCAAGATCGTCGCCTATGTCCTCGGCTGTGTCGCGAGCCAATTCGCTGTCCGAAGCATAGGCGTTCGCTGCGATTGACGGAGCTGCGCCAATCAACGACACCAAAGCAGCGCCGCCAAACCGCATTCCAAACCGTGAGTTAACACGACCCGTTACGCCCGACCGCCCTTGTTGATCACCGCCATAGGCCGCAATCTGGACTGACTGGCCTTCTGGAGTAACCAATCGCGACCAACGTACCAGAATACGTCCCTGTCCAAGTGAAATGTCAGAGCTGTATTGACCAAATACCTTCGATCCTGAAGGGATCAGAATGCCCGATCCATCAAATGAATATACCGGTTCATTAACCATGGCTGTAACAGCGCCGGGCAATGAAGAATCGATGGCATTTTCCAGTGTCGCCGCGATCATTGTACCCTGCACGACAGTCCTCGACGGGTTTGCGATCACTTCTGCTGAGGTCACTTCAACAGGAGAAGCGCCGCTTTCGACAAATGCCCGATTTCGTTCATCAGAGGTTGGATTTCTGGATGTTGGGGAGCTTTGGCCCGCTGATTGATCTGTCGATCCGCTCGATGCTCTCTCATCATAAATCACGGATGGAGATTTAATTCGCGCGGCCATGATTGCGCGTTGTTCCTGCCGGATGCGCTCAAGTTCAGCTCGTCGCTCGCGCTCGGCCGCGGCCTGTTGTTCGGCAAGCCTTTGTGCTTCGGCATCTTGGGCCAAACGCTCTGCTGCGAGGCGTTCTGCTTCAAGTCGGGCCATTTCCGCAGAGGCGTTCTGTTGCTCAGCCTCAGACAATCTTGCTTGAAGCCCTTCGATCTGCTGATTCATTGCCGCTTGCATTTCTCGCAAGATACGGGCGTTTTCCTCATTCGCCGCTGTAACGGCGGCTGAGATCTGTTCGGCCAACTCTTGCTGCCCTGCACCTGCGTTATCCGATATGCCACGAAGCTGCGCTTCGAGCTGCCGAACCTGTTCTTGTAATGCACGCTCGCGCTCGGCCATTGCCCGCCGCTGTTCTTCCAGCTGTGCATCAACACCCGAAAAATCGAACGATGGTTCTGGCTCAGCTTCACCCGGTTGGATGCGCGCAAAACTATTGTCCGGCGAACCTTCCTGAAACTCTAGTGAACCGGATGTTTCCAGAGGGGCCTTGTTGTCGGGCGCGATCAGCGGATAGGCCAAAAGCCCCACCATGCCGAGCACGCCTGCGCCAACAATTGCTTTTGCAGCGGTGCCAGGGCCTTTGGCTTTCTTTTTCGATTTTACTTCGTACTCTTG
Protein-coding regions in this window:
- the virB11 gene encoding P-type DNA transfer ATPase VirB11, translating into MDDAGSFLEAYFTPIKDLLKDSEIVEIAINSDGTVWIEKQGAPYMALHCSHKFEKIDANNIGTAIASDIGAQFSVAKPVLSGKIEYAGRPLRAQVIAEPAIEGGTAITLRSYSHTKISLEKMGLLHGSLVDLEEKRRERAQHVADLAQEGKVEDAMRVCIEDRLNILISGGTSSGKTTFARGLLDLVEPQERIVTIEDAFELFPEQPNSVCLRAKRVEGGEVTAAKLLEATLRLRPDRIILGELRGNECKTFLDAINTGHGGSFTTIHADTAKKALDRLALMVMDVGMNMTFQEVWRYCANSIDLVVQLGRHDGRRGVAEIFLPALHIDK
- a CDS encoding TrbI/VirB10 family protein — translated: MAEDQEYEVKSKKKAKGPGTAAKAIVGAGVLGMVGLLAYPLIAPDNKAPLETSGSLEFQEGSPDNSFARIQPGEAEPEPSFDFSGVDAQLEEQRRAMAERERALQEQVRQLEAQLRGISDNAGAGQQELAEQISAAVTAANEENARILREMQAAMNQQIEGLQARLSEAEQQNASAEMARLEAERLAAERLAQDAEAQRLAEQQAAAERERRAELERIRQEQRAIMAARIKSPSVIYDERASSGSTDQSAGQSSPTSRNPTSDERNRAFVESGASPVEVTSAEVIANPSRTVVQGTMIAATLENAIDSSLPGAVTAMVNEPVYSFDGSGILIPSGSKVFGQYSSDISLGQGRILVRWSRLVTPEGQSVQIAAYGGDQQGRSGVTGRVNSRFGMRFGGAALVSLIGAAPSIAANAYASDSELARDTAEDIGDDLANASADVINEYATLPPIITVEQGARVTIMVDRDLEFY